From Afipia carboxidovorans OM5, one genomic window encodes:
- the tcuA gene encoding FAD-dependent tricarballylate dehydrogenase TcuA, which produces MTWEIVDVLIAGGGNAALCAAISARRQGASVRIVEVAPKFYRGGNTRHTRNMRCAHDSATETLTGPYPEEEFFEDLLRVTGGNTNQELARFMISESKEMLDWITEQGVRFQPSLGGTLGLGRTNSFFLGGGRAMLNALYRTAEALGVEIHYDAEVVGLERDGDEFQAARVRIGESVENMPARSFIAAAGGFEANIDWLKQGWGEIADNFLIRGTPYNRGGVLRLLLDAGAQPNGDVTQCHAVAIDARAPKFDGGIITRLDCVVFGIVVNRNAERFYDEGEDIWPKRYAIWGRLVAAQPEQIAYIIFDSRSLKLFMPSLFPPIRADSISELAEKLDLDPQALNRTVTTFNASVRDGDFDSTVLDNCHTEGLSPPKSHWARRLETPPYYAFPVRPGITFTYLGTKVNREARIMMQDGRPATNMFAAGEIMAGNVLGQGYAAGIGMTIGSVFGRVAGKGAADYAQQ; this is translated from the coding sequence ATGACGTGGGAAATTGTCGATGTTCTGATCGCTGGAGGTGGCAATGCCGCGCTCTGTGCTGCCATCTCTGCGCGTCGACAGGGAGCGAGCGTCCGCATCGTCGAGGTCGCACCGAAATTCTATCGTGGCGGCAATACCCGCCACACCCGCAACATGCGATGCGCCCATGACAGCGCCACTGAAACCCTGACGGGCCCCTATCCTGAAGAAGAGTTCTTCGAGGATTTGTTGCGCGTGACGGGCGGCAACACGAACCAGGAGCTGGCCCGGTTCATGATCTCCGAATCCAAGGAGATGTTGGATTGGATTACTGAGCAAGGCGTCCGGTTTCAGCCCTCGCTTGGCGGCACGCTGGGTCTTGGGCGTACGAACTCGTTCTTTCTGGGCGGCGGTCGCGCCATGCTGAATGCGCTGTATCGCACGGCGGAAGCACTTGGCGTTGAAATTCACTATGACGCCGAAGTTGTCGGGCTCGAACGGGATGGCGACGAGTTTCAGGCCGCCCGCGTGCGAATAGGAGAGAGCGTGGAAAACATGCCGGCGCGGTCCTTCATCGCGGCGGCCGGCGGATTTGAAGCCAATATCGATTGGTTGAAGCAGGGGTGGGGCGAGATCGCGGATAATTTCCTCATTCGCGGCACGCCCTATAATCGCGGCGGCGTTCTCCGATTGCTGCTTGATGCCGGGGCCCAGCCCAATGGCGATGTCACACAGTGCCACGCCGTCGCTATCGATGCCCGGGCTCCGAAGTTCGATGGCGGAATTATCACCCGGCTCGATTGTGTCGTGTTCGGCATTGTCGTCAATCGCAACGCCGAGCGCTTCTACGATGAGGGCGAGGACATTTGGCCGAAGCGCTACGCGATCTGGGGCCGGCTGGTGGCGGCCCAGCCTGAGCAGATCGCTTATATTATTTTTGATTCACGCTCATTGAAGCTGTTCATGCCTTCGCTGTTTCCGCCGATTCGGGCGGATAGCATCTCCGAACTTGCGGAAAAACTCGATCTCGATCCGCAAGCGCTGAACCGCACGGTGACGACCTTCAATGCCAGCGTTCGGGATGGCGATTTCGATTCAACTGTTCTGGACAACTGCCACACTGAAGGGCTGAGCCCGCCGAAAAGCCACTGGGCGCGGCGGCTTGAAACTCCACCCTATTATGCTTTCCCGGTTCGACCCGGCATCACCTTCACCTATCTCGGCACCAAGGTGAACCGGGAAGCGCGGATCATGATGCAGGACGGCCGGCCGGCCACGAACATGTTTGCAGCCGGAGAAATTATGGCGGGCAACGTCCTTGGTCAGGGCTATGCCGCCGGAATCGGAATGACGATTGGAAGCGTCTTTGGACGCGTTGCCGGAAAAGGCGCGGCCGATTATGCACAGCAGTGA
- the cofE gene encoding coenzyme F420-0:L-glutamate ligase: protein MVKSVTYTALPGLPLVEPGDDLGNIIAEGVRRAEIVVADGDIFVIAQKIVSKAENRYVDLNEIVPSAQALELAKTVGKDPRHIEVVLSESTEVVRFRQNVMIVAHRLGFVMANAGIDESNIAHDDGKARVLLLPKDPDASGEMLRQQLQRTFGVKIGVIINDSFGRPWRNGVVGVAIGSAGIPSLQSMIGAPDLFNRAMRVTEIAIADELAAAASLVMGQAAEGLPVVHIRGFHSEAAHSPASVLARPKAQDMFR from the coding sequence ATGGTCAAGAGCGTCACATACACTGCGCTTCCCGGATTGCCGTTGGTTGAGCCCGGAGACGACCTTGGCAACATCATTGCCGAGGGCGTGCGACGTGCTGAGATTGTCGTGGCCGATGGCGATATCTTCGTGATCGCGCAGAAGATCGTTTCCAAGGCCGAGAACCGTTACGTTGACCTGAATGAGATTGTGCCGTCTGCACAGGCGCTGGAGCTTGCGAAGACAGTCGGCAAAGATCCTCGTCATATCGAAGTCGTTCTTTCGGAATCGACCGAGGTGGTGCGTTTCCGCCAGAACGTGATGATCGTAGCTCATCGGCTCGGCTTTGTTATGGCCAATGCCGGCATCGACGAATCCAATATTGCCCATGACGATGGAAAGGCACGCGTTCTGCTGCTGCCGAAAGACCCGGATGCAAGCGGTGAGATGCTCCGGCAGCAACTGCAGCGGACGTTTGGCGTCAAGATCGGTGTTATTATCAATGACAGCTTCGGCCGCCCATGGCGAAATGGGGTGGTTGGGGTCGCGATTGGAAGCGCGGGCATTCCGTCATTGCAAAGCATGATCGGCGCGCCCGATCTGTTTAATCGTGCCATGCGTGTCACCGAGATTGCGATAGCTGATGAATTGGCCGCCGCCGCTTCATTGGTGATGGGACAGGCCGCTGAAGGGCTGCCAGTCGTTCACATCCGCGGTTTTCACAGTGAAGCCGCGCACTCTCCGGCTTCGGTGCTGGCACGGCCGAAGGCGCAGGATATGTTCCGATGA
- the cofH gene encoding 5-amino-6-(D-ribitylamino)uracil--L-tyrosine 4-hydroxyphenyl transferase CofH — MEVERMLTEQLSRADITGDEVMNLIGHVPLDELMHLAAARRDHSHGDKISYSRKVFIPLTQLCRDVCHYCTFAHAPREGERAFLTPDEVLAIAREGQAAGCKEVLFTLGDKPEMRYRVAREELDKLGYPTTLAYLEAMAWLVFKETGLLPHLNPGLMEADDIAALRKVSISQGIMLESLSKRLCERGSPHFGSPDKDPQMRLRTIAFAGEQMVPFTTGILIGIGETRQERIESLLALRAVDAQYGHIQEIIVQNFRPKPNTRMAGVEAAPLEEHLWSIAVARLLFRPDMNIQAPPNLSPGLLDRIVSAGINDWGGVSPVTPDHVNPEAPWPHLARLEAATRQSGKVLVERLAIYPAYARRLDRWVDPSLQTRLLAWVDGNGWPRRDNWCPGALIDPPTQDLALLGSGVAAPAKLSAYAGVVARAQAGQRLDEAEVARLFEAEDSDFIAVCRAADELRRSVNGDAVSYVVTRNINYTNICYFKCQFCAFSKGKLSENLRGRPYDLGLDEITGRVREAWERGATEVCMQGGIHPAYTGETYLSICHAVKRAAPDIHVHAFSPLEVFQGAKTLGIPVVDFLGELKRAGLGTLPGTAAEVLDDEVRAVLCHDKINTAQWLDVMRTAHRAGLRSTATIMFGHIDRYDHWARHILRIRDLQSETGGFTEFVPLPFVHMEAPIYLKGRSRKGPTFRETVLMHAVARLVLHERIANVQASWVKLGEAGVRACLKAGVNDLGGTLMDETISRSAGASHGHEMTPQAMEMLISGAGRTPRLRTTLYADASSERRTTAFRAARQRNEMAVERCFG, encoded by the coding sequence ATGGAAGTCGAGCGGATGTTGACGGAGCAATTGAGCCGGGCGGATATCACCGGCGATGAGGTGATGAACCTCATTGGTCATGTGCCGCTGGACGAGTTGATGCATCTCGCTGCAGCCCGACGCGATCATTCTCACGGCGATAAGATATCGTATTCTCGGAAAGTTTTCATTCCGCTGACGCAGCTTTGCCGCGACGTCTGCCATTATTGCACCTTCGCGCATGCTCCACGCGAAGGCGAGCGTGCGTTTCTCACGCCGGATGAAGTGCTGGCTATTGCGCGCGAAGGGCAGGCGGCCGGCTGCAAGGAGGTTCTGTTCACGCTCGGTGACAAGCCGGAAATGCGTTACCGCGTGGCGCGTGAAGAGCTGGACAAGTTGGGGTATCCGACGACGCTTGCCTATCTGGAGGCAATGGCGTGGCTGGTATTCAAGGAAACCGGGCTGCTGCCGCACCTCAACCCCGGACTGATGGAGGCGGATGACATTGCCGCGCTTCGTAAGGTTTCGATCTCGCAAGGGATCATGCTGGAGAGTCTTTCTAAGCGACTGTGCGAGCGTGGTAGTCCGCATTTTGGGTCGCCCGATAAAGACCCACAGATGCGGCTGCGGACGATTGCGTTTGCCGGCGAGCAAATGGTGCCTTTCACCACCGGCATTCTGATCGGAATTGGCGAGACCCGACAGGAGCGGATTGAATCCTTGCTCGCACTGCGCGCGGTCGATGCGCAGTATGGCCACATCCAGGAGATCATCGTCCAGAACTTCCGGCCGAAGCCGAATACGCGAATGGCCGGTGTTGAAGCCGCACCGCTTGAAGAGCACCTGTGGTCGATCGCGGTCGCGCGGCTTTTGTTCAGGCCGGATATGAACATCCAGGCCCCCCCAAACCTCAGCCCGGGCCTTCTCGATCGGATTGTCTCGGCAGGCATCAATGATTGGGGCGGTGTCTCGCCCGTCACGCCGGATCATGTCAATCCGGAAGCGCCGTGGCCGCACCTCGCGCGGCTTGAGGCGGCGACACGGCAAAGCGGCAAGGTGCTGGTCGAGCGGCTGGCCATCTATCCGGCCTATGCGCGGCGTCTTGATCGGTGGGTCGATCCTTCGCTGCAGACCAGGCTGCTTGCATGGGTTGATGGCAACGGCTGGCCGCGTCGCGACAACTGGTGTCCTGGTGCGCTGATCGATCCTCCCACGCAGGATCTGGCGTTGTTGGGGAGTGGCGTAGCTGCACCTGCGAAGCTGAGCGCCTATGCCGGCGTCGTCGCACGTGCACAGGCCGGCCAGAGACTCGATGAGGCCGAAGTCGCAAGACTGTTTGAGGCGGAAGATTCTGATTTCATCGCTGTGTGCCGGGCAGCCGACGAGTTGCGCCGTTCCGTCAATGGCGACGCTGTCAGCTACGTGGTGACGCGAAATATCAACTACACCAACATCTGCTATTTCAAGTGTCAGTTCTGCGCCTTTTCCAAAGGGAAGCTGTCGGAGAACCTGCGCGGACGTCCCTATGACCTCGGTCTGGATGAGATTACTGGTCGTGTACGTGAGGCATGGGAACGTGGCGCCACCGAAGTCTGCATGCAGGGCGGAATCCATCCTGCATATACCGGTGAGACTTATCTTTCGATCTGCCACGCGGTGAAGAGGGCGGCCCCCGATATTCACGTTCATGCCTTCTCACCACTCGAGGTATTTCAAGGCGCGAAGACGCTGGGTATTCCGGTCGTCGATTTTCTCGGAGAGCTGAAGCGAGCCGGGCTTGGCACGCTGCCGGGGACTGCTGCGGAAGTTCTTGATGATGAAGTCCGTGCCGTGCTGTGCCACGACAAGATCAACACGGCGCAGTGGCTTGACGTAATGCGCACAGCGCATCGCGCCGGCTTGCGCAGCACAGCGACGATTATGTTCGGCCACATCGATCGCTATGATCATTGGGCACGACACATTTTGCGTATTCGCGATTTGCAGAGCGAGACGGGTGGCTTCACGGAATTTGTGCCTCTGCCTTTCGTGCACATGGAAGCGCCGATCTATCTCAAGGGGCGATCTCGCAAGGGGCCAACCTTCCGCGAGACCGTTCTGATGCACGCGGTCGCTCGCCTTGTCCTGCATGAGCGGATTGCCAATGTGCAGGCCTCATGGGTGAAGCTTGGTGAAGCGGGAGTACGCGCCTGTCTGAAGGCTGGTGTGAACGACCTTGGCGGTACGCTGATGGATGAGACAATTTCGCGTTCGGCTGGTGCAAGTCATGGCCATGAAATGACACCGCAGGCGATGGAAATGCTGATATCGGGAGCGGGGCGTACTCCCCGCTTGCGGACGACGCTTTACGCAGACGCTTCCAGCGAGCGCAGGACGACTGCATTTCGTGCCGCACGACAAAGAAATGAGATGGCTGTTGAGCGTTGTTTCGGATAG
- the tcuB gene encoding tricarballylate utilization 4Fe-4S protein TcuB has product MHSSETLKEADRLMTICNSCRYCEGLCAVFPAMELRRSFTDGDLNYLANLCHACGACYHDCQFSPPHEFNVNVPRVMAEVRAESYQSYAWPHFARGIFERNGLAIALLTALSIAVFIGGFVGWHDPAVMFGKHTGEGAFYRLMPHNAMAGLFGAISLYVLLALFMGFRAFWKDIGAVPSVTLDSRSLFTALHDVLRLRYLDGGGVGCFNKDENPTDGRRLYHHLTFYGFALCFAATSVATLYHYLLGREAPYPWYDLPVVLGALGGIGLLIGPVGLMKAKFLRNPMMVDKPRLGMDTAFIAMLFLTSLTGLLLLVLRATPAMGTLLALHLGIVFSLFLTMPYGKFVHGLYRAVALVRYAWEFRQFNAPAAADVKPKENIKIAA; this is encoded by the coding sequence ATGCACAGCAGTGAGACCTTGAAAGAAGCTGATCGTCTGATGACGATCTGCAATTCATGCCGTTACTGCGAAGGGCTCTGCGCGGTGTTCCCGGCCATGGAACTGCGCCGGTCTTTCACCGACGGAGACCTCAACTATCTGGCCAATCTCTGCCATGCCTGCGGCGCGTGCTATCATGATTGTCAGTTCTCGCCGCCCCACGAGTTCAACGTCAACGTCCCACGCGTGATGGCCGAGGTGAGAGCCGAGTCGTATCAGTCTTACGCCTGGCCGCATTTTGCGCGCGGTATATTCGAGAGGAACGGCCTTGCGATTGCGCTTCTCACGGCTTTGTCGATTGCCGTGTTCATCGGCGGATTTGTGGGGTGGCATGATCCTGCGGTGATGTTCGGAAAGCACACTGGAGAAGGCGCGTTCTATCGCCTGATGCCGCATAATGCGATGGCGGGGCTTTTCGGCGCGATATCGCTTTACGTTCTGCTAGCGTTGTTTATGGGCTTCCGTGCGTTCTGGAAGGATATTGGCGCCGTTCCAAGCGTTACGCTGGATAGCCGGTCGCTCTTCACGGCGCTGCACGATGTGTTGCGATTGCGCTATCTCGACGGCGGGGGCGTGGGCTGTTTCAATAAGGATGAAAATCCGACCGACGGGCGCAGGCTGTACCATCACCTGACGTTCTACGGCTTCGCGCTGTGCTTTGCCGCGACATCGGTGGCCACGCTCTATCACTACCTGCTGGGTCGGGAGGCTCCTTACCCCTGGTACGATTTGCCGGTGGTGCTCGGCGCACTCGGCGGGATTGGGTTGCTCATCGGGCCGGTCGGCCTGATGAAAGCCAAGTTCCTGCGCAATCCAATGATGGTGGACAAGCCTCGCCTCGGCATGGATACGGCATTCATTGCGATGCTTTTTCTGACCAGCCTGACGGGGCTGCTTCTGCTGGTTCTGCGCGCCACCCCGGCCATGGGAACGCTGCTCGCTCTGCATTTGGGCATTGTTTTCAGCCTTTTCCTGACCATGCCTTATGGCAAGTTCGTTCATGGATTGTATCGGGCTGTCGCCCTGGTCCGGTATGCATGGGAATTCCGCCAGTTCAACGCACCTGCTGCGGCGGACGTTAAACCCAAAGAGAACATCAAAATTGCCGCATAG
- the cofC gene encoding 2-phospho-L-lactate guanylyltransferase — protein sequence MARSDAFVILPVKAFVGAKSRLAPLLSVGERTMLARVMLNDVLDAAIAAVGPQSVSVVTSADDVADHARRAGVGVIDDEGARGTNAAVKVGFARIAARRRGAVLTLSSDIPGLIPSDIVALISAAERSRVALAPACDDGGTNALACDVVGRIPLCFGPGSFARHIAAANAADVRPAVLLNQRLGLDLDEPHHLMQFLDRGTSTQTDAYLRVLRLKERKGHSFVVAAQQATGARRLAV from the coding sequence ATGGCCCGCTCGGATGCATTCGTGATCCTGCCGGTCAAGGCGTTCGTCGGTGCCAAAAGCCGCCTTGCGCCTTTGTTGAGCGTTGGTGAGCGGACGATGTTGGCACGGGTCATGCTGAACGATGTTCTCGATGCTGCCATCGCGGCCGTAGGTCCACAATCTGTTTCTGTCGTGACAAGCGCTGACGACGTGGCTGATCATGCGCGGCGCGCAGGTGTTGGTGTCATCGATGATGAAGGCGCTCGGGGCACGAATGCGGCCGTGAAAGTCGGCTTTGCCCGGATTGCCGCTCGGCGCCGCGGGGCCGTATTGACGCTATCAAGCGACATTCCAGGCCTCATCCCGTCCGATATTGTCGCACTCATCTCCGCTGCAGAACGCTCACGCGTTGCATTGGCTCCGGCCTGTGACGATGGTGGCACGAATGCCTTGGCTTGCGACGTGGTTGGTCGGATTCCGCTGTGTTTTGGGCCGGGCAGCTTTGCGCGCCATATCGCTGCCGCTAACGCGGCGGACGTCCGCCCGGCCGTTTTACTCAATCAGCGCCTCGGCCTCGATCTCGATGAGCCGCATCATCTGATGCAATTTCTTGATCGCGGGACTTCAACGCAAACCGACGCCTATCTCCGCGTGCTCCGGCTGAAGGAGCGGAAAGGGCACAGCTTCGTGGTTGCCGCGCAGCAAGCGACCGGCGCCAGACGGTTGGCAGTTTAG
- a CDS encoding MFS transporter — protein MNLSSRSKAILICGAVILSVSLGVRHTFGLFLQPIVMEQGWGREVFAFAIAIQNLVWGIAQPFAGLAADRRGAGPVILVGGLLFASGVGLMSVAGSIPIFVIAAGILVGLGLSGTTMPVVFGAISRAMPPEKRSMAFGIAMSVGSLGQFILLPGALGLIDHVGWAYSLMLLSALSAVILPLSFALRENRKDQVGTTNLEAHRAARLALGDRGFQLLSFGFFVCGFHVVFIAIHIPVYLLDAGLSSTVGSTVLALIGLFNIFGSLAAGWLGGRFPKPQLLSFLYLARAATIAAFVLLPPTPTSAYVFAMLMGFLWLSTVPLTNGIVASMFGVTNMAMLGGVIFLAHQIGSFLGGWLGGAIYDRFGSYDIVWAVAIGLSLVAAAVNWPIAERPVMKAVAT, from the coding sequence ATGAATTTGTCATCCAGAAGTAAGGCCATCCTCATTTGTGGCGCGGTCATCCTGTCCGTATCCCTCGGAGTTCGCCATACCTTCGGCCTCTTTCTTCAGCCAATCGTCATGGAGCAGGGCTGGGGTAGAGAAGTTTTCGCGTTTGCCATCGCCATCCAGAACCTTGTCTGGGGTATTGCCCAGCCCTTTGCGGGGCTTGCGGCAGATCGGCGGGGCGCCGGGCCGGTTATTCTTGTTGGAGGACTGCTGTTTGCGTCGGGCGTGGGGCTGATGTCCGTGGCGGGGTCCATCCCGATCTTCGTGATTGCGGCGGGTATCCTCGTGGGTTTGGGACTGTCGGGAACGACTATGCCCGTAGTCTTCGGAGCTATCAGCCGTGCCATGCCCCCTGAGAAGCGAAGCATGGCCTTTGGGATTGCGATGTCGGTCGGATCGCTCGGTCAGTTCATTCTGCTTCCCGGAGCTTTGGGGCTGATCGATCACGTTGGTTGGGCGTACTCGCTCATGCTGCTTTCGGCGCTGTCTGCAGTAATCCTGCCGCTGTCTTTTGCTTTGCGGGAGAATCGCAAGGACCAGGTCGGTACGACAAACCTCGAGGCGCACCGGGCTGCGAGACTGGCGCTTGGAGACAGAGGTTTTCAGCTCTTGAGTTTCGGTTTCTTTGTATGCGGATTCCATGTCGTCTTCATTGCGATCCACATTCCCGTCTATCTTCTTGACGCCGGTCTGAGCTCGACCGTTGGCTCGACGGTCCTCGCCCTGATTGGCCTTTTCAATATTTTCGGCTCGCTCGCTGCAGGATGGCTCGGCGGAAGATTTCCCAAGCCGCAACTCCTGTCGTTTCTTTATCTTGCACGCGCTGCAACGATCGCAGCGTTTGTCCTGCTGCCCCCAACGCCGACATCCGCATATGTATTCGCGATGCTGATGGGATTTCTCTGGCTGTCGACGGTCCCGCTCACGAATGGCATCGTCGCGTCAATGTTCGGGGTGACAAACATGGCCATGCTCGGGGGCGTTATTTTCCTTGCCCATCAAATCGGATCGTTCCTTGGTGGTTGGCTCGGCGGAGCCATCTATGACAGGTTCGGCAGTTACGACATTGTATGGGCTGTCGCCATCGGACTAAGTCTCGTTGCGGCCGCGGTGAACTGGCCGATCGCGGAGCGTCCCGTCATGAAGGCTGTGGCAACATGA
- the npdG gene encoding NADPH-dependent F420 reductase yields MGDGENKPVIAIIGGTGDLGSGLAKKWAAAGYKVLIGSRSREKAEAMAQSIGHDAAGFSYADAARIADVVVVAVPYASHVETLHEIKPVLSGKILVDAVVPLVPPKVSVVQLPADGSAARQAKDIVGDEVRVVSAFHNVGAAKLHQGGRAECDVLVFGDDPDARSLVIGLAGEVATRGVDGGVLANSVAAEALTSILIGINRRYKVAGAGIRITGLD; encoded by the coding sequence ATGGGCGATGGTGAAAACAAACCGGTCATCGCCATCATCGGCGGAACAGGTGACCTCGGCTCCGGTCTCGCCAAGAAATGGGCTGCTGCCGGTTATAAAGTGCTGATCGGATCGCGCTCACGCGAGAAGGCTGAGGCGATGGCGCAATCCATCGGTCATGACGCCGCTGGCTTTAGTTATGCCGATGCGGCCAGAATAGCGGATGTCGTTGTCGTCGCCGTGCCCTATGCCAGCCACGTGGAGACGTTGCACGAGATCAAGCCGGTTCTCTCGGGGAAAATTCTCGTCGATGCGGTGGTGCCTCTCGTGCCGCCGAAGGTCTCGGTGGTGCAGCTTCCAGCCGATGGCTCTGCCGCACGGCAGGCGAAGGATATCGTCGGTGACGAGGTGCGCGTTGTGTCGGCCTTCCACAATGTCGGCGCGGCGAAGCTTCACCAAGGTGGGCGCGCGGAATGCGACGTCCTGGTCTTTGGTGATGATCCGGATGCGCGGTCGCTGGTCATCGGCCTTGCGGGCGAAGTCGCGACGCGAGGCGTGGATGGCGGCGTGCTAGCCAATTCAGTTGCGGCGGAAGCGCTGACCTCGATCCTGATAGGTATCAACCGTCGATACAAGGTCGCCGGTGCGGGTATCCGCATCACAGGCCTGGATTGA
- the cofD gene encoding 2-phospho-L-lactate transferase, giving the protein MSGAMHIPREEGRVVALCGGVGGAKLAFGLQKVLGSKLHVVINMADDFEHLGLHISPDLDTVLYTLGGLNDRQRGWGRADESWNFMEAIGQIGGETWFALGDRDLALHVERTRRLANGESLTQIVQDIARNFGITAHLWPVTDDPVRTVVVTPEEELAFQRYFVALRCEPAVRAIRFDGAESARLAKGVRDALQSEGLRMIIICPSNPFLSIDPILAAPGLREALRAADVPIVAVSPLVAGQAVKGPTRKIMDELQVEATTASIAAHYGDLIDGLVIDVGDVAEGAALSVAVHAAPTLMTDDESKIELARNVLAFGDALARTARKETR; this is encoded by the coding sequence ATGAGTGGGGCGATGCACATACCGCGTGAGGAGGGGCGTGTGGTGGCCCTGTGTGGCGGCGTTGGGGGCGCCAAGCTGGCCTTTGGGTTGCAGAAGGTGCTTGGCTCCAAGCTTCATGTCGTCATCAACATGGCAGACGATTTCGAGCATCTCGGGCTGCATATCTCGCCTGATCTCGATACGGTTCTCTATACGCTCGGCGGGCTCAACGACAGGCAGCGCGGATGGGGGCGGGCCGACGAGAGCTGGAATTTCATGGAAGCGATCGGACAGATCGGCGGCGAAACATGGTTCGCGCTTGGCGATCGCGATCTGGCTCTGCATGTCGAGCGAACACGCCGTCTCGCGAACGGTGAAAGCCTCACGCAGATTGTGCAAGATATCGCCCGGAATTTTGGCATCACCGCCCATCTCTGGCCGGTGACGGATGATCCGGTTCGTACTGTTGTCGTTACTCCAGAAGAAGAGCTCGCATTTCAGCGCTATTTCGTAGCACTGCGTTGCGAACCTGCTGTGCGTGCGATCCGCTTCGACGGTGCAGAGAGCGCACGCCTTGCGAAAGGTGTGAGGGACGCCCTTCAGTCTGAGGGATTGCGGATGATCATTATCTGCCCCTCGAATCCATTTCTGAGCATTGACCCGATCCTGGCTGCGCCGGGCTTGCGTGAGGCGCTGCGAGCTGCGGACGTGCCGATCGTGGCCGTTTCTCCACTGGTCGCGGGACAGGCTGTAAAGGGGCCGACGCGTAAGATTATGGATGAACTGCAGGTGGAGGCGACGACCGCCAGCATCGCCGCACACTATGGTGATCTGATCGATGGGCTGGTCATCGACGTGGGTGATGTCGCCGAAGGTGCGGCGCTGAGTGTCGCCGTGCATGCGGCGCCCACGCTAATGACCGACGATGAATCGAAAATAGAACTGGCGCGAAACGTTCTTGCCTTCGGAGACGCGCTCGCAAGAACCGCAAGGAAAGAGACCAGATAA
- a CDS encoding MarR family winged helix-turn-helix transcriptional regulator, which yields MLDVDCYCTLARRSARALTEFYDAALIPSGLKITQYSLLRAVERLEQSSLTELAEATGLDRSTLGRNLRVLERTGFVVLGPAKDERACVAKLTLKARHALKIAHTLWTEAQAKVESAVPTKTKQYLRTLAKVVEA from the coding sequence GTGTTGGACGTGGATTGCTATTGCACATTGGCGCGCCGGTCGGCCCGTGCTCTTACGGAGTTCTATGATGCTGCGCTTATCCCATCTGGTCTGAAGATCACGCAGTATTCTCTGCTTCGGGCTGTTGAACGGCTTGAACAGTCATCGCTGACCGAGTTGGCCGAGGCGACTGGTCTTGATCGTTCCACTCTTGGCCGAAATCTTCGCGTCTTGGAGAGAACCGGGTTCGTTGTGCTCGGCCCCGCAAAGGACGAACGAGCCTGTGTCGCTAAACTGACGCTCAAGGCACGGCACGCCCTTAAGATCGCTCACACGCTCTGGACGGAAGCTCAGGCCAAAGTGGAATCTGCTGTTCCGACAAAGACCAAACAGTATCTGCGAACCCTAGCCAAAGTCGTCGAGGCCTGA